Proteins encoded by one window of Candidatus Sumerlaea chitinivorans:
- a CDS encoding Peptidoglycan N-acetylglucosamine deacetylase, which yields MLQKFRVPALIVAFILVFVAGIFFARNLPSVPVLAKSAVPKTEPIASESPAAPPSPKGVGATRDLSSIVQAYAKREESAKAGPASAAGSVESAQGSTSGSTVARPAPVRTPPPDLKLIRQWPTGRKWVALTFDDGPHPQYTEQFLDLLKRKNVRATFFLLGPNVKSRPDLVQKIVSEGHEVGNHSWSHPTLSKLSPEKIRAEIENTNEQIREAAGVTVHLMRPPYGSANKKVQDVCDLLGMRIICWSVDTDDWRKTTTQEKMFDIVKKNTSDGAIILMHDRFEKSLKTTEQTIDYLRSQGYEFVTVSELLGLEPPKAPSASAVAAATTPQADSPQRAMAAATPVEAAPTQTPVTNAGSNSAASVATAVSAPTEGNAAPTVPVPIGQPNDPLPPVSPEKITTIPRASGR from the coding sequence TTGCTACAGAAGTTCCGAGTTCCCGCGCTGATTGTTGCTTTTATTCTTGTGTTCGTTGCAGGCATCTTTTTTGCCCGCAATCTGCCTTCCGTTCCCGTATTAGCGAAATCCGCGGTGCCGAAGACCGAGCCGATTGCGAGTGAATCCCCAGCCGCGCCTCCGTCGCCCAAAGGCGTTGGAGCCACCCGCGATTTGTCGTCCATTGTTCAGGCTTACGCAAAACGCGAAGAGTCAGCTAAAGCTGGGCCCGCAAGCGCAGCAGGAAGCGTTGAGAGCGCTCAAGGCTCCACAAGCGGCAGCACCGTCGCGCGCCCCGCGCCCGTCCGCACCCCGCCCCCCGACCTTAAGCTCATTCGCCAATGGCCAACGGGGCGCAAGTGGGTTGCTCTGACCTTTGACGATGGCCCCCATCCTCAGTACACGGAGCAATTTCTCGACTTACTCAAACGCAAGAACGTGCGAGCGACCTTTTTCCTGTTGGGGCCGAACGTGAAATCGCGCCCGGACCTCGTGCAAAAGATTGTCTCAGAGGGTCACGAAGTGGGGAACCACAGTTGGTCGCACCCGACGCTGAGTAAGCTCTCCCCAGAGAAAATTCGGGCTGAGATCGAGAACACCAACGAGCAAATCCGCGAGGCTGCGGGAGTGACTGTTCACCTGATGCGCCCGCCCTACGGCAGCGCAAACAAGAAGGTCCAAGACGTCTGCGACCTGCTCGGGATGCGCATCATCTGCTGGAGCGTGGATACTGACGACTGGCGCAAGACTACCACGCAGGAGAAGATGTTCGACATCGTGAAGAAAAATACAAGCGACGGCGCCATCATCCTTATGCACGATCGCTTCGAGAAGTCGCTCAAGACCACGGAGCAAACCATCGACTATCTCCGCTCGCAGGGCTACGAGTTTGTTACGGTAAGCGAACTTCTGGGGCTGGAGCCACCCAAAGCGCCCTCCGCAAGTGCGGTAGCGGCAGCGACAACCCCGCAGGCCGATTCCCCTCAGAGGGCAATGGCGGCTGCAACACCCGTCGAGGCCGCCCCAACGCAAACTCCGGTCACAAATGCTGGGTCCAATTCGGCGGCATCCGTTGCGACAGCTGTCAGTGCTCCAACGGAGGGGAACGCTGCTCCAACAGTCCCAGTGCCCATCGGCCAGCCCAACGATCCGCTCCCACCCGTCAGCCCGGAGAAAATCACGACGATCCCGAGAGCCTCGGGTAGGTAA
- a CDS encoding Sirohydrochlorin cobaltochelatase → MKRALLLMVHGSPRPQSNDVVFRVAEEIRARHIFDIVTVGFMECNEPDIPTAVRDCVAQGARQIIAVPYFLHTGRHVAEDLPSILEQARGDYPDIRILMTTYLGRSQTLTSLLARRAKEALAQPARDCS, encoded by the coding sequence ATGAAGCGTGCGCTTCTCCTTATGGTGCACGGTAGCCCGCGCCCGCAGTCCAACGATGTAGTGTTTCGCGTGGCGGAAGAGATTCGCGCGCGTCACATCTTTGATATCGTCACCGTGGGCTTTATGGAGTGCAACGAGCCCGACATTCCCACTGCGGTACGCGATTGCGTGGCTCAGGGTGCGCGGCAAATCATCGCCGTGCCATACTTTCTCCACACGGGCCGCCACGTAGCCGAGGACCTTCCAAGCATTCTGGAACAAGCCCGCGGCGACTATCCCGACATACGAATTTTAATGACGACCTATCTGGGGCGTTCCCAGACTCTCACGTCGTTGCTTGCCCGCCGCGCGAAAGAGGCGCTGGCGCAGCCGGCCCGCGATTGCAGTTGA
- a CDS encoding Glycosyl transferase, which yields MPDEKPQTHSDLGNSQAGTPAASIVILSYNSASYLGPCLHSVARLAPPPAEVIVVDNASRDDSVKVAQNVAAELGLEICTIPLAGNLGCAGGNNVGWRATRGDIVIFLNPDTEVSPSFVGEVAAAFATDERIGIVGAKIYYPNSNRLQHAGAIIHPNGQTDHFGAGETDNGQFDEPRECDYVTGAGFAVRRQVLTELGGFDEDFYPAYFEEVDFCTRARKRGWRVLYWPRATMVHHESVSLGVASERFLRLYHRMRMRYCAKHFTWKQWVREFLPRERVAWRLGSAIDRRAMRAAYLDLVRWRLTRRR from the coding sequence ATGCCCGACGAGAAGCCACAAACGCACTCTGACTTGGGGAATTCTCAGGCAGGCACACCTGCAGCGAGCATTGTGATTCTGAGCTACAACAGCGCCTCCTACCTTGGCCCCTGCTTGCATTCCGTGGCACGACTGGCGCCGCCTCCCGCTGAAGTCATTGTCGTGGATAATGCCTCACGCGACGATTCGGTGAAGGTTGCGCAGAACGTGGCCGCAGAGCTCGGCCTCGAGATTTGCACGATTCCCCTCGCCGGCAACTTGGGATGTGCAGGCGGCAACAACGTCGGCTGGCGGGCCACCCGCGGCGACATCGTAATTTTTCTGAATCCCGACACTGAGGTCTCGCCGTCCTTTGTCGGCGAAGTTGCAGCTGCGTTCGCTACGGACGAGCGCATCGGCATCGTGGGAGCCAAAATCTATTACCCGAATTCAAACCGCCTCCAGCATGCGGGAGCCATCATTCATCCCAACGGCCAAACCGACCACTTCGGTGCCGGCGAGACGGACAACGGCCAATTCGATGAGCCGCGCGAGTGCGATTACGTCACGGGCGCGGGATTTGCCGTTCGTCGCCAAGTTCTCACTGAGCTGGGCGGCTTTGACGAAGACTTCTACCCTGCCTATTTCGAGGAAGTGGATTTTTGCACACGTGCGCGCAAGCGCGGTTGGCGCGTGCTGTACTGGCCACGCGCCACCATGGTCCACCACGAGAGCGTCTCGCTCGGCGTGGCCTCGGAGCGCTTCCTGCGACTCTACCACCGCATGCGAATGCGCTACTGCGCGAAACACTTCACGTGGAAGCAGTGGGTGCGCGAGTTTCTTCCCCGCGAGCGCGTTGCATGGCGGCTCGGTTCAGCCATCGACCGGCGCGCCATGCGCGCCGCCTACTTGGATCTGGTGCGCTGGCGCCTGACGCGCCGACGATGA
- a CDS encoding UDP-N-acetylmuramoylalanyl-D-glutamate--2,6-diaminopimelate ligase: MKLSQLLAVVPEAKVVQGHTDHEITGVIYDPLRVKPGYLYVAINIYTQLDKIEIPDGHDVVDKAIEAGAVAVLLERDVPVPAHITKILAPSSRAALARLAGEFYGHPSRKLKLIGVTGTNGKTTTTHVVESILSEKYRVGLMGTLYFKVAGEIRKSKDTTPEPPDLQEIFLQMVEGNCTHCVMEVSSHGVDLHRVDGLEFEVGAWTNLTQDHLDYHKTMEAYRECKMRFISWPTPEKHVVLNIDDPNFNYFKEAARAKVVTFGIENPADIMARDIEYSVNGTKFTLVTPKGSVQINSRLRGQFNVYNSLTGAGVCYALGEDLETIKRGLEKPIIVAGRFQPVERGQDFVVVVDYAHTPDGLVKVLNAARATKPKRIITVFGCGGDRDATKRPIMGQIAEEMSDLVIVTDDNPRTEDPEVIVQNILAGIRDRSKVEVIHDRYQAIARAIEIAQTGDLVLIAGKGHETTQTLKDRTIEFNDFKVADELVAKRLGQKA, translated from the coding sequence ATGAAACTGAGTCAATTACTTGCTGTCGTCCCTGAAGCGAAGGTTGTGCAAGGGCACACCGATCACGAAATCACTGGCGTGATTTACGATCCCCTTCGGGTCAAACCCGGCTATCTTTACGTTGCGATCAACATCTACACGCAGCTCGACAAGATCGAGATACCCGATGGCCACGACGTCGTGGACAAAGCAATCGAAGCTGGAGCGGTGGCCGTGCTCCTCGAGCGCGACGTGCCCGTGCCCGCGCACATCACCAAGATTTTGGCCCCCAGTAGCCGAGCTGCCCTTGCGCGCTTGGCAGGCGAATTCTATGGTCACCCGTCGCGCAAGCTGAAACTAATCGGTGTGACAGGGACAAACGGCAAGACGACCACGACGCACGTCGTCGAGAGCATTCTCTCGGAAAAGTACCGCGTCGGCCTCATGGGTACGCTCTATTTTAAGGTTGCAGGCGAAATCCGCAAATCGAAGGACACCACCCCCGAGCCGCCCGACCTGCAGGAGATCTTCCTCCAAATGGTGGAGGGCAACTGCACCCACTGCGTCATGGAAGTTTCCTCCCACGGCGTGGACCTTCACCGGGTGGATGGGCTCGAGTTTGAGGTGGGCGCTTGGACCAATCTCACGCAGGACCACCTCGACTACCACAAGACCATGGAAGCGTACCGGGAGTGCAAGATGCGCTTCATTAGTTGGCCTACTCCCGAGAAGCATGTCGTGCTCAACATTGACGATCCGAATTTCAACTACTTCAAGGAAGCTGCCCGTGCGAAGGTCGTCACCTTCGGGATCGAGAACCCAGCTGACATCATGGCGCGGGACATCGAGTACTCGGTCAACGGTACCAAGTTTACCCTCGTCACCCCCAAGGGGTCGGTGCAAATCAATAGCCGTCTTCGCGGTCAGTTCAACGTCTACAACTCGCTGACCGGCGCCGGCGTCTGTTACGCCCTCGGCGAAGATCTCGAGACGATCAAGCGTGGACTGGAAAAACCTATCATCGTGGCCGGCCGCTTCCAACCGGTCGAACGCGGCCAAGACTTTGTGGTGGTGGTGGACTACGCTCACACCCCCGACGGGCTCGTGAAAGTGCTGAACGCTGCCCGCGCCACGAAGCCCAAGCGCATCATCACCGTGTTTGGGTGTGGCGGCGACCGCGACGCAACCAAGCGCCCCATCATGGGCCAAATTGCTGAAGAAATGAGCGATCTGGTCATCGTCACTGACGACAACCCGCGCACCGAGGATCCGGAAGTCATCGTGCAAAACATCCTCGCTGGGATCCGTGATCGCTCGAAAGTGGAGGTCATCCACGACCGTTACCAAGCCATCGCGCGAGCGATCGAAATCGCACAGACTGGCGATCTGGTGCTCATTGCGGGCAAGGGTCACGAAACCACCCAAACGCTCAAGGATCGCACCATCGAATTCAACGACTTCAAAGTTGCGGACGAACTCGTGGCAAAGCGGCTGGGGCAAAAGGCCTAA
- a CDS encoding L-alanine-DL-glutamate epimerase, with product MCAKIVAVEAEAFDLPLKEPFIIATGRKDAANNVLVRVKLDDGTVGFGEVAPSPYTTGDTQATCIASIEHLRHVLVGKPIGEWRSLLAQTRRALRHQFGAHSGVEIAVLDAFTKSAGIPLYQFFGGVTTTVESDVTLSLGTPEETAQAAAKAVRDGFQKIKIKVGMGVATDVARVAAVREVAPDCELSLDANQAFSPKQAVELAKRVAALGIELSLLEQPVRRDDLAGMRYVREHAGVPVGADESVFTPEDAIRVVREGAADVINIKVAKAGLLGALDIFSIARAANLELMIGCMMESKVGLSASVHLACGLGCFTHCDLDSVFLLKPFECSGGYELQGARFSVASIGAGTGVSL from the coding sequence ATGTGTGCTAAAATTGTGGCGGTTGAAGCCGAAGCGTTCGATCTTCCGCTGAAAGAACCCTTTATCATCGCGACGGGGCGCAAAGATGCCGCCAACAACGTGCTTGTCCGCGTGAAACTCGACGACGGCACCGTTGGCTTCGGTGAGGTAGCGCCCTCGCCCTACACGACGGGCGACACCCAAGCGACCTGCATAGCCTCGATCGAGCACCTGCGCCACGTGCTTGTCGGCAAACCGATTGGGGAATGGCGATCGCTCCTTGCCCAAACGCGCCGGGCGCTGCGCCATCAATTTGGGGCCCACAGCGGCGTCGAAATTGCCGTGCTGGATGCCTTCACCAAATCCGCCGGCATCCCCCTCTACCAATTCTTTGGCGGGGTGACGACCACCGTCGAATCCGACGTCACGCTCTCCCTTGGAACGCCCGAAGAGACAGCCCAAGCGGCAGCGAAGGCCGTTCGCGACGGCTTCCAGAAAATCAAAATCAAGGTCGGCATGGGCGTGGCCACCGATGTCGCGCGAGTGGCCGCCGTGCGCGAAGTTGCTCCCGACTGCGAACTTTCGCTCGACGCAAACCAAGCTTTCTCCCCGAAACAGGCGGTTGAATTAGCAAAGCGCGTCGCTGCGTTGGGCATCGAGCTTAGCTTGCTCGAACAGCCCGTGCGGCGCGACGATCTGGCAGGCATGCGCTACGTCCGCGAGCATGCCGGAGTCCCTGTCGGAGCAGATGAGTCCGTCTTCACGCCCGAAGATGCAATCCGCGTGGTGCGCGAGGGTGCGGCCGACGTCATCAATATCAAGGTCGCGAAAGCGGGTCTGCTTGGCGCTCTCGATATTTTCTCCATCGCGCGCGCTGCGAACCTTGAACTCATGATCGGCTGCATGATGGAGTCCAAGGTTGGCCTGTCGGCATCCGTCCACCTTGCGTGCGGCCTCGGTTGCTTCACACATTGCGATCTCGACTCCGTTTTCCTGCTCAAACCCTTTGAGTGCTCCGGCGGCTATGAGCTCCAAGGAGCGCGCTTCTCCGTGGCTTCGATTGGCGCCGGTACGGGAGTGAGCCTATGA
- a CDS encoding Glycosyl transferase, family 2, giving the protein MSEQSTERAAPAVSIVLPAYNEEEAVGKVIADVKRTMDATDYSYEILVVDDCSTDRTAQVAEQAGARVIRHSINRGSGAARRTGIRAARGEIIVMLDADGTYDAASIPKLLEWFPEYDQVNGARTSEQGTLKPLRILAKEFIRRLAEYLAGTQIPDLNTGLKAFKRSVMLRYLWVLPDGFSCVTTMTLAFLTNGYRVKYIPTPYYPRIGKSKFHPLTDTANYLATVVRMITYFRPLRVYGPLAGILLGTGILKSAYDLLRPQKHSLEESDIILVAAGILIGAIGLLADLIVAQRRNDAE; this is encoded by the coding sequence GTGAGCGAACAATCGACAGAGAGAGCGGCGCCCGCCGTCAGCATTGTCTTGCCGGCGTACAACGAAGAAGAAGCTGTGGGCAAGGTGATTGCTGACGTCAAGCGCACCATGGACGCCACTGACTACTCCTATGAGATTCTTGTGGTAGACGACTGCAGCACGGACCGCACGGCCCAAGTGGCCGAACAAGCAGGTGCGCGGGTGATCCGTCATTCCATAAACCGCGGCAGCGGGGCCGCCCGCCGAACGGGTATTCGTGCCGCCCGCGGCGAGATTATTGTCATGCTCGACGCCGATGGCACCTACGATGCCGCAAGTATCCCAAAGCTTCTCGAGTGGTTTCCCGAATACGATCAGGTGAACGGCGCACGCACGAGCGAGCAAGGCACGCTCAAACCCCTGCGTATCCTTGCAAAAGAGTTCATACGCCGACTTGCAGAGTACCTCGCCGGAACGCAAATCCCCGATCTCAACACCGGCCTCAAAGCTTTCAAGCGCTCCGTGATGCTGCGGTATCTCTGGGTGCTGCCCGACGGATTCTCCTGTGTCACGACGATGACGCTTGCCTTTCTCACCAACGGCTACCGCGTGAAGTACATTCCTACACCGTATTATCCGCGCATCGGGAAATCGAAATTTCATCCGCTCACGGACACCGCCAACTACCTTGCGACCGTGGTGCGCATGATTACCTACTTTCGCCCCCTGCGCGTTTACGGCCCCCTCGCGGGCATATTGCTGGGGACAGGAATTTTAAAAAGTGCCTACGACCTGCTTCGCCCCCAAAAACACTCTCTTGAAGAATCGGACATCATTCTCGTTGCAGCCGGCATCCTCATCGGCGCCATTGGTTTGCTCGCGGACCTGATTGTGGCTCAACGGAGGAATGATGCTGAATGA
- a CDS encoding GDP-mannose 6-dehydrogenase: MKVAIFGLGYVGTVCGACFAKYGHEILGVDVNPLKVQMINEGKSPIVEPQLDEFLAEAHARGAFRATTNSAEAVAWADLSLVCVGTPSRDNGSLNLDYIFGVCREIGEALRERKDYHLVVIRSTVLPGTIEHCATLIEEASGKRCDEGFGIASNPEFLREGSAIRDFQNPPYTLVGTEDERAAQMLRELYAPVGAEFIVVPVRVAEMLKYVNNSYHALKVVFANEVGEICKALGIDSHMVMDLFVRDTKLNISPAYFRPGFAYGGSCLPKDLSALTYCARCLDLEVPVLSHVAESNRKHIEFGLKLIQNTGKKRIGLLGLSFKAGTDDLRESPLVELVERLIGKGYHVKIYDRNVNLARLMGANKAYIEHAIPHISQLFVSSLEEVLKASECIVIGNNDPEFAGVLKKVNPDQVVVDLVRVDRNVTSEKNYEGICW, translated from the coding sequence GTGAAAGTTGCGATCTTTGGTTTAGGCTATGTGGGCACCGTGTGTGGTGCCTGCTTTGCAAAGTATGGTCATGAGATTCTGGGGGTGGACGTCAATCCGCTAAAGGTCCAGATGATCAATGAGGGAAAATCGCCCATCGTGGAGCCACAGTTGGACGAATTCCTTGCGGAAGCTCATGCGCGGGGTGCGTTTCGGGCGACGACCAACAGCGCCGAAGCCGTGGCATGGGCCGACCTCTCGCTGGTGTGCGTGGGCACTCCCTCGCGTGACAATGGCTCGCTGAATCTCGACTACATTTTTGGCGTGTGCCGTGAAATCGGGGAGGCCTTGCGCGAGCGCAAGGATTACCATCTGGTCGTCATTCGCTCGACGGTGCTGCCGGGAACGATCGAGCATTGCGCGACGCTCATTGAGGAAGCATCGGGAAAGCGCTGCGATGAAGGATTCGGGATAGCCTCAAATCCTGAGTTCCTGCGCGAGGGCAGCGCAATTCGTGATTTCCAGAATCCGCCTTATACGTTGGTGGGCACGGAGGATGAGCGTGCGGCGCAGATGCTGCGTGAGCTTTACGCACCCGTGGGCGCAGAGTTTATTGTCGTGCCGGTGCGGGTGGCGGAAATGCTCAAATACGTGAACAACTCCTACCATGCGCTCAAGGTCGTGTTTGCGAATGAGGTCGGGGAGATTTGTAAGGCCCTGGGCATTGATAGCCACATGGTAATGGATCTTTTCGTGCGCGACACCAAGCTCAACATCTCGCCTGCGTATTTCAGGCCCGGCTTTGCGTACGGGGGCTCCTGCTTGCCGAAAGACCTCAGCGCACTGACCTACTGTGCGCGCTGTCTGGACCTTGAGGTGCCCGTGCTGAGCCACGTGGCCGAGAGCAATCGCAAGCATATCGAATTTGGCCTGAAGCTCATCCAGAACACGGGAAAGAAGCGGATTGGCCTGCTGGGCTTGAGTTTCAAAGCCGGCACGGATGACTTGCGCGAAAGCCCGTTGGTGGAGCTGGTCGAGCGCCTGATTGGCAAAGGCTACCATGTGAAAATCTACGATCGCAACGTGAACTTAGCGCGCCTGATGGGGGCGAACAAGGCGTACATCGAGCATGCCATCCCGCATATCTCCCAACTGTTTGTTTCCTCGCTCGAAGAAGTGCTCAAGGCCAGCGAATGCATTGTGATTGGCAACAATGATCCGGAATTTGCGGGCGTGCTCAAGAAAGTGAATCCTGACCAAGTCGTGGTGGATTTGGTGCGTGTGGATCGCAACGTGACGAGCGAGAAAAACTACGAGGGAATTTGCTGGTGA
- a CDS encoding L-alanine-DL-glutamate epimerase has protein sequence MSPLHLTTARYVLKLVDPFGISRITRTEEERIYLALDGGIGEAAPVSYYGEDEETVTRTLATVEQMEFDDLDLVEHVMTEINARVPENRAAKAALDMALYDRLGKRLGIPLWKLFGHKPTRPLLTSFTIGIDTLEVMLEKVERAQNYKILKIKLGRDVEHDLTVMREIRKLVGPEKCLRVDANAGWDLDTAKRAFPVLADLGVEFVEQPLPMGAFEQLPKLKSHCPLPILLDEDVHTARDIPRLAPFTDGINIKLMKSGGLAEARRMIAVARAHGLRVMLGCMIESSLGITAAAHLGPAVDYLDLDGHLLIANDPFAGVACDPDGTMHLPTGPGLGVTVLPEYREALLPVSKAAVG, from the coding sequence ATGAGTCCGCTGCATCTGACCACCGCGCGCTACGTGCTCAAGCTGGTGGATCCATTTGGCATTTCCCGTATCACCCGCACGGAGGAAGAGCGCATCTACCTTGCGCTCGACGGTGGAATTGGTGAGGCGGCTCCGGTCAGCTACTACGGCGAGGACGAAGAGACGGTCACGCGCACCCTCGCCACCGTCGAGCAAATGGAGTTTGACGACCTCGATCTTGTCGAGCACGTGATGACAGAAATCAACGCCCGAGTCCCTGAGAATCGCGCAGCAAAAGCTGCGCTCGACATGGCGCTCTACGATCGCCTTGGGAAGCGCTTGGGCATACCCCTCTGGAAGCTTTTCGGCCACAAACCCACGCGACCACTGCTCACAAGTTTCACGATCGGCATCGATACCCTCGAGGTGATGCTCGAGAAGGTCGAGCGAGCCCAAAACTACAAGATCCTGAAAATCAAACTCGGGCGCGATGTGGAGCACGATCTCACAGTCATGCGGGAAATCCGAAAATTGGTGGGGCCTGAGAAGTGCCTCCGTGTGGATGCCAACGCAGGTTGGGATCTCGATACGGCAAAACGCGCTTTCCCAGTGCTGGCCGACCTTGGCGTCGAGTTCGTCGAGCAGCCGCTCCCCATGGGGGCTTTCGAGCAGCTTCCCAAACTGAAAAGCCATTGCCCACTTCCTATTCTCTTGGATGAAGACGTGCACACTGCGCGCGACATCCCGCGCTTGGCTCCCTTCACGGATGGCATCAATATCAAGCTGATGAAAAGCGGGGGGCTCGCAGAAGCCCGTCGCATGATTGCCGTCGCCCGCGCCCACGGCCTGCGCGTCATGCTCGGCTGCATGATCGAGAGTTCTCTCGGCATCACTGCCGCCGCACATTTGGGTCCCGCCGTGGATTATCTCGACCTCGATGGCCATCTACTCATTGCTAACGACCCCTTTGCCGGCGTGGCCTGCGATCCGGACGGAACCATGCACCTGCCGACAGGACCAGGCCTGGGGGTCACCGTGCTGCCGGAATACCGCGAGGCCCTGCTACCCGTCAGCAAGGCCGCCGTGGGATAA
- a CDS encoding Sirohydrochlorin cobaltochelatase, whose amino-acid sequence MTKPSTFTNRAALVLLSHGSLLCGAGQALDEHVGRLRKMGEWLCVEAGFLNYTSPHFLEAVRRCVERGAKMIVVQPYFLVAGKFVTEDLPEQIAQARAEFPDLEFVIGEPIGFDAMLADAILELAAQPRPPQQWRDDLLRAPDYCTRNPECPLYGTEHCPVSLAGGQR is encoded by the coding sequence ATGACGAAACCAAGCACATTCACGAATCGCGCGGCGCTTGTGCTTCTTTCCCACGGCTCGCTACTATGCGGAGCAGGGCAAGCACTCGACGAGCATGTCGGGCGATTGCGCAAAATGGGTGAGTGGCTTTGCGTGGAAGCCGGATTCCTGAACTATACCTCACCACACTTTCTTGAGGCGGTCCGACGTTGCGTCGAGCGCGGGGCCAAAATGATCGTCGTCCAGCCGTACTTCCTCGTCGCGGGCAAGTTTGTCACCGAAGACTTGCCGGAGCAGATCGCTCAGGCACGCGCGGAGTTTCCCGATCTCGAGTTTGTGATCGGAGAGCCAATCGGTTTTGATGCTATGCTTGCCGACGCGATCCTCGAGCTGGCGGCTCAACCCCGTCCGCCTCAGCAGTGGCGCGACGACCTCCTGCGCGCTCCGGACTACTGCACCCGGAATCCAGAGTGCCCCCTCTACGGCACCGAGCACTGTCCCGTCTCTCTCGCAGGAGGTCAGCGATGA
- a CDS encoding Glycosyltransferase produces the protein MSQARKRRVLIIVENLPVPFDRRVWLEATALRDAGYEVSVICPKGKNYMQSRETLEGIHIYRHPLPVEGDSGALGFLIEYGVAFFWELFLAWKIFLTRGFDILHACNPPDNIFLVALTFRPFGVRFVFDQHDINPELYIAKYGKKGPLYYVLLALERLTYATAHLVIATNESYRRIALTRGRKRPEQVHIVRSAPDTTRFRPVEPDPALREGRRYLVAYVGVMGKQEGIDLLLDAVRVITHEHGREDILFVLIGSGPERPHMEEYAKRIGVAPHVRFTGRIPDEDLLRYLSTADVCVNPDRVNEMNDKSTMNKIMEYMAVGKPIVQFDMTEGRFSAQEASLYAKANDPRDFAEKILELLADPERRRRMGEFGRRRMETELDWRFSREALLRAYASIP, from the coding sequence GTGAGCCAAGCTCGCAAGCGCCGCGTGTTGATCATTGTCGAGAATCTACCGGTCCCCTTTGATCGGCGGGTGTGGCTGGAAGCGACTGCGCTGCGCGACGCCGGCTACGAGGTGAGTGTGATCTGCCCAAAGGGCAAGAATTACATGCAGTCTCGCGAAACGCTCGAGGGCATTCACATCTACCGCCACCCGTTGCCTGTTGAGGGGGACTCGGGAGCGCTAGGCTTTCTGATCGAGTATGGAGTTGCGTTTTTCTGGGAACTCTTCCTCGCGTGGAAGATTTTCCTGACGCGTGGCTTTGATATCCTGCACGCCTGCAATCCGCCGGATAACATCTTTCTGGTGGCTCTGACGTTTCGGCCGTTCGGGGTTCGGTTTGTTTTTGATCAACACGATATCAACCCCGAACTCTACATTGCGAAGTACGGCAAAAAAGGCCCACTCTACTACGTCCTGCTTGCGCTGGAGCGGCTGACGTATGCGACCGCGCATTTGGTCATTGCCACGAACGAAAGTTATCGGAGGATCGCGCTCACCCGCGGCCGCAAGCGTCCCGAGCAAGTCCACATCGTCCGTAGTGCGCCCGACACGACTCGTTTTCGCCCAGTCGAGCCGGATCCTGCGCTGCGCGAGGGGCGACGCTATCTGGTGGCCTATGTTGGGGTGATGGGCAAACAGGAGGGGATCGACCTCTTGCTGGATGCGGTGCGCGTGATCACGCACGAGCACGGGCGCGAGGACATTCTATTTGTGTTGATCGGCAGTGGACCCGAGCGACCCCACATGGAAGAGTATGCGAAGCGCATCGGCGTGGCGCCGCACGTGCGCTTCACGGGGCGAATCCCGGACGAAGACCTCCTGCGCTATCTCTCGACCGCGGACGTGTGCGTGAATCCCGACCGCGTGAACGAGATGAACGATAAATCCACGATGAACAAGATCATGGAGTACATGGCAGTGGGGAAGCCCATCGTGCAGTTCGACATGACCGAAGGGCGCTTTTCGGCGCAGGAGGCTTCGCTTTACGCGAAGGCGAATGACCCGCGGGATTTCGCTGAAAAAATTTTGGAGCTGCTTGCGGATCCTGAGCGCCGCCGTCGCATGGGTGAGTTCGGTCGTCGTCGGATGGAGACAGAGTTGGATTGGCGGTTCTCGCGCGAAGCGCTCTTGCGCGCCTATGCTTCGATACCTTGA